The Haloterrigena salifodinae genome window below encodes:
- a CDS encoding dihydroorotase gives MTVDLVVRNCTVVTPAGRSPDSGVAVEDGEIVAVAHSDRLPEADRVVDGERNALVPGIVDGHIHNREPGLEYKEDWESATRAAAAGGVTTVVGMPNTDPVIDRPENLELKFERGEASAHVDFQSYAVVTSENIDLIPEINAVGPLGFKIFLGSTVGDVPPPNDGEILEAMETIRETGKRLGFHEENGEIIDHYTERFKAEGRNDPIDHSHSRPVIAEREAVERMITFAEETGAKVHMFHVSSGSAAEAVARGKERGVDVTAETTPHYLWFTEEVMREKGNPARIQPPIRDADEREKLWEVGIDEGAIDIVATDHAPHTPEEKKVDDPFGNTWDAISGFVGLETEVPVMLTFVDQGRLSLEEWVRRHSTRPAQVWGMYPQKGSLQVGTDADFTIVDPDREWTLEDADELHSKNCVTPFIGESFTGKAVTTVVRGEVVYEGGEVVGDSGYGTRVAVDETNDIDDV, from the coding sequence ATGACCGTTGATCTCGTCGTACGCAACTGTACCGTCGTCACGCCGGCGGGCCGCTCGCCCGACTCGGGCGTCGCCGTCGAGGACGGTGAGATCGTCGCCGTCGCCCACAGCGACCGCCTTCCCGAGGCGGACCGCGTCGTCGACGGCGAAAGGAACGCGCTGGTGCCGGGGATCGTCGACGGCCACATCCACAACCGCGAGCCTGGCCTCGAGTACAAGGAAGACTGGGAGTCGGCCACGCGGGCCGCGGCCGCCGGCGGCGTGACGACCGTCGTCGGGATGCCCAACACGGACCCGGTCATCGACCGACCCGAGAACCTCGAGTTGAAGTTCGAGCGCGGCGAGGCGTCGGCCCACGTCGACTTCCAGAGCTACGCGGTCGTCACGAGCGAGAACATTGACTTGATCCCCGAAATCAACGCGGTCGGGCCGCTCGGGTTCAAGATTTTCCTCGGATCGACGGTGGGCGACGTCCCGCCGCCGAACGACGGCGAGATCCTCGAGGCGATGGAGACGATCCGCGAGACCGGCAAACGGCTGGGCTTCCACGAGGAGAACGGGGAGATCATCGACCACTACACGGAGCGGTTCAAGGCCGAGGGGCGAAACGACCCCATCGATCACTCCCACTCCCGGCCTGTGATCGCCGAGCGGGAGGCCGTCGAGCGGATGATCACCTTCGCCGAGGAGACCGGCGCGAAGGTCCACATGTTCCACGTCTCTTCGGGGTCGGCCGCCGAGGCCGTCGCCCGCGGCAAGGAACGCGGCGTCGACGTCACCGCCGAGACGACGCCCCACTACCTCTGGTTCACCGAGGAAGTCATGCGCGAGAAGGGGAATCCGGCCCGCATTCAGCCCCCCATTCGGGACGCCGACGAGCGCGAGAAGCTCTGGGAAGTCGGTATCGACGAGGGCGCGATCGACATCGTCGCGACCGACCACGCCCCTCACACCCCCGAGGAGAAGAAAGTCGACGACCCGTTCGGCAATACCTGGGACGCCATCTCGGGCTTCGTCGGCCTCGAGACCGAGGTTCCGGTCATGCTCACCTTCGTCGATCAGGGCCGACTCTCCCTCGAGGAGTGGGTGCGACGGCACTCCACCCGTCCGGCACAGGTCTGGGGCATGTACCCCCAGAAGGGCTCGCTACAGGTCGGCACCGACGCCGACTTCACGATTGTCGATCCCGATCGGGAGTGGACCCTCGAGGACGCCGACGAACTTCACTCCAAGAACTGCGTGACGCCCTTCATCGGCGAGTCCTTTACCGGCAAGGCGGTGACGACCGTCGTCCGCGGCGAGGTCGTCTACGAGGGCGGCGAAGTCGTCGGCGACTCCGGCTACGGGACTCGCGTCGCGGTCGACGAGACGAACGATATCGACGACGTGTAG